One Thermoleophilaceae bacterium DNA window includes the following coding sequences:
- a CDS encoding HNH endonuclease signature motif containing protein — MARYDEPTLRRVIAESFSFSDALRRLGLRAAGGNHATIKKYVELWGISTSHFNYDRAPTHLLRARTPLGEILVERSTYHRGHLKRRLYEEGIKLPRCEMCGQGEVWKGRPMALILDHINGIPNDNRLENLRIVCPNCAATLDTHCGRKNRLQRARRGCLRCGTEFVPANRRQRYCSRFCGQRWDRSGRGRPETRKVERPPYEQLMAEIAATSYLAVGRKYGVSDNAIRKWVRQYERERKSGTDGH; from the coding sequence ATGGCACGGTATGACGAGCCAACGCTGAGACGGGTAATTGCTGAGTCGTTCTCGTTCAGCGACGCGCTGAGACGGTTAGGTCTCCGGGCGGCGGGTGGTAATCACGCCACCATCAAGAAGTACGTGGAGTTGTGGGGAATCAGCACCTCGCACTTCAACTACGACCGTGCGCCCACGCACCTCCTGCGAGCTCGGACTCCGCTCGGCGAGATCTTGGTCGAGCGCTCCACGTATCACCGCGGACATCTCAAGCGGCGGCTCTACGAGGAGGGAATCAAGCTGCCGCGCTGCGAGATGTGTGGGCAAGGCGAAGTCTGGAAGGGCCGCCCGATGGCCCTCATCCTCGACCACATCAACGGAATACCCAACGACAACCGTCTCGAGAACCTTCGCATCGTCTGCCCTAACTGCGCGGCGACCCTCGATACGCACTGCGGTCGCAAGAACCGCCTTCAGCGCGCGCGGCGCGGTTGCCTCCGATGCGGCACCGAGTTCGTGCCTGCCAATCGCAGGCAACGCTACTGCTCTCGATTCTGCGGCCAGCGGTGGGATAGGTCTGGCCGTGGGAGACCGGAGACGCGAAAGGTCGAGCGCCCACCCTACGAACAGCTCATGGCCGAGATAGCCGCCACGAGCTACCTCGCGGTCGGGCGGAAGTACGGCGTGTCGGACAACGCGATCCGGAAGTGGGTTCGGCAGTACGAACGGGAGCGGAAGAGCGGGACGGATGGTCACTGA
- the glmU gene encoding bifunctional UDP-N-acetylglucosamine diphosphorylase/glucosamine-1-phosphate N-acetyltransferase GlmU, with product MAKPTVLIMAAGHGTRMRSSLPKVLHPVCGRPMIHWVIEAAQRAGASRIVCVTRPGEGVAEELPEGVEAAEQTTGEGTGSAVLAARDGITSDATVVVLSGDHPLISADLIASLVNRHEKESAAATLLTTDQIDPAGYGRVIRAADDSVARIVETKHPENVPPEELQIREINIGAYAFQAGALFGALDSVNETGGERYLTGVFPVIKENGGRIAAEMTGDVLSSIGVNTRADLMEVERHLSQRLIEEHALNGVTFASPQTTTIEADVQIGEDTVIGPGVTIQAGTRIGSGCDVGPHTTLINARLGDGVWVAHSYLVDCEVENGGRIGPFAYLRPGTVVREGAKIGTFVEVKNSDIGRGTKVPHLSYLGDADVGEQANIGAGNITANYNAATRKKSRTKIGNRAKTSVDTSFVAPVSVGDDAYTGAGSVITEDVPDGALGIARARQKNVEGYAKRKEQEASDEQRGD from the coding sequence ATGGCCAAGCCCACCGTCCTGATCATGGCCGCGGGACACGGCACCAGGATGCGTTCGTCGCTGCCGAAGGTGCTGCATCCGGTCTGCGGCCGACCGATGATCCACTGGGTGATCGAGGCTGCGCAGCGCGCTGGCGCCAGCCGCATCGTCTGCGTCACGCGGCCCGGCGAGGGCGTGGCGGAGGAGCTGCCCGAGGGCGTGGAGGCTGCCGAGCAGACCACGGGCGAGGGCACCGGTTCGGCGGTGCTCGCCGCGCGCGACGGCATCACCTCCGACGCGACGGTGGTCGTCCTCTCCGGGGACCACCCGCTGATCTCGGCGGACCTGATCGCGTCGCTAGTGAACCGCCACGAGAAGGAGAGCGCCGCCGCCACGCTGCTCACCACCGACCAGATCGATCCGGCCGGCTACGGCCGCGTGATCCGCGCGGCGGACGACTCGGTGGCGCGCATCGTCGAGACGAAGCATCCGGAGAACGTGCCGCCGGAGGAGCTGCAGATCCGCGAGATCAACATCGGCGCCTACGCGTTCCAGGCGGGAGCCCTGTTCGGCGCGCTCGACTCGGTGAACGAGACTGGCGGCGAGCGCTACCTCACGGGCGTCTTCCCCGTGATCAAGGAGAATGGCGGGCGCATCGCCGCCGAGATGACCGGAGACGTTCTGAGCTCCATCGGCGTGAACACTCGGGCGGATCTGATGGAGGTGGAGCGCCACTTGTCCCAGCGGCTGATCGAGGAGCACGCGTTGAACGGCGTGACCTTCGCATCGCCGCAGACGACCACGATCGAGGCCGACGTCCAGATAGGCGAGGACACGGTGATCGGCCCCGGGGTGACGATCCAGGCCGGCACTCGCATCGGAAGCGGCTGCGATGTCGGTCCGCACACCACACTGATCAATGCGCGTTTGGGAGACGGCGTCTGGGTAGCCCATTCGTACCTCGTCGACTGCGAGGTGGAGAACGGCGGCAGGATCGGCCCGTTCGCCTACCTGCGCCCCGGCACGGTCGTTCGCGAGGGAGCCAAGATTGGCACGTTCGTGGAGGTGAAGAACTCGGACATCGGCCGCGGGACCAAGGTTCCGCACCTCTCCTACCTCGGCGATGCCGACGTGGGGGAGCAGGCAAACATCGGGGCCGGAAACATCACCGCGAACTACAACGCCGCCACTCGCAAGAAGAGCCGCACGAAGATCGGAAATCGCGCGAAAACCTCGGTCGACACGTCGTTCGTGGCCCCCGTTAGCGTCGGCGACGACGCGTACACTGGTGCCGGGTCCGTCATCACCGAGGATGTCCCCGATGGCGCTCTCGGAATCGCTCGGGCTCGGCAGAAAAACGTCGAGGGCTACGCCAAGCGAAAGGAACAAGAGGCGTCAGATGAGCAGCGTGGAGACTGA
- a CDS encoding ribose-phosphate pyrophosphokinase, producing the protein MSSVETESRPLATSLPFGYDKRLMITAGRASRELGASIAEKMGVGLTDAGLKTFTDGEVYCRYSESIRGADLFIVQSIAGNPREALTPNDALMELLIMVDAAVGASAHRVIAVTPWYGYSRQDKKSAPREPITARLVARMLESAGIDRLVTMDLHAGQLQGFFQKPVDHMTAMNILSQYVKDQLGPASDLVIIAPDAGRVKLTRKFAEKVGTEYALLEKERPAQQVAEIGYVIGIENVRGRRAVIVDDIIDTGGTLAAGARTVMESGASEVYAVATHGLFSGNAFQTLSESPLSGILVTDTVPLRDGAPEGLVRVLTCSDILTDSVRQIFTDGSVSEIFAGENQLF; encoded by the coding sequence ATGAGCAGCGTGGAGACTGAGTCGCGCCCCCTCGCCACGAGCCTGCCGTTTGGCTACGACAAGCGGCTGATGATCACCGCCGGCCGGGCCAGCCGCGAGCTCGGCGCGAGCATCGCCGAGAAGATGGGCGTCGGCCTCACGGACGCCGGGCTCAAGACCTTCACCGACGGTGAGGTGTACTGCCGCTACAGCGAGTCGATCCGCGGCGCCGACCTCTTCATCGTGCAGTCAATCGCCGGCAACCCCCGCGAGGCCCTCACTCCGAACGACGCGCTGATGGAGCTGCTCATCATGGTGGACGCCGCGGTGGGCGCGTCCGCGCATCGCGTGATCGCCGTCACCCCCTGGTACGGCTACTCGCGTCAGGACAAGAAGTCCGCGCCGCGCGAGCCGATCACGGCGCGACTCGTGGCGCGCATGCTCGAGTCCGCCGGCATAGACCGGCTCGTGACGATGGACCTCCACGCTGGCCAGTTGCAGGGCTTTTTCCAGAAGCCAGTCGACCACATGACGGCGATGAACATCCTGTCCCAGTACGTCAAGGACCAGCTCGGTCCCGCGTCGGACCTTGTGATCATCGCCCCGGATGCGGGCCGCGTGAAGCTCACGCGCAAGTTCGCGGAGAAGGTCGGGACCGAGTACGCGCTGCTCGAAAAGGAGCGCCCCGCGCAGCAGGTCGCGGAGATCGGCTACGTGATCGGCATCGAGAACGTGCGCGGCCGCCGCGCCGTCATCGTCGACGACATCATCGACACGGGCGGCACGCTCGCCGCCGGCGCGCGCACCGTCATGGAGTCCGGCGCAAGCGAGGTGTACGCCGTCGCCACCCACGGCCTCTTCTCGGGGAACGCGTTCCAGACGCTGTCCGAATCGCCGCTCTCCGGGATCCTCGTCACGGACACGGTGCCACTCCGCGACGGTGCGCCCGAGGGCCTCGTCCGCGTGCTGACCTGCAGCGACATCCTCACCGACAGCGTCCGTCAGATCTTCACGGACGGCTCGGTGTCAGAGATCTTCGCCGGCGAGAACCAGCTCTTCTAG
- a CDS encoding AarF/ABC1/UbiB kinase family protein, translating into MAKEDNSIPTGRIRRTAKVASALGASGAGYAGARARSVGRSEEARTEHLDRAHMEAAERMVDALGSMKGAAMKIGQLASFIDTDFLPPEYRELYQEKLSKLRDSAPPMPWKDVKAVLEDELEEPVEELFEEFDHDAAASASIGQVHHAVLPDGRKVAVKVQYPKVAKALEADLSNAGMILRLAKAIAPGLDARAAARELRERVLEELDYEYEAQNQRTFARAYRGHPFIYVPDVITRLSRRRVLVTEWVDGESFETARSLPQEERDRIGEIIYRFYYGSIYHLQHFNADAHPGNYLLMENGKVAFLDFGMTKQLDKEQIELEIAALDAAFEGDPERLRSALHDLGFLANPKRIDAERLMEHVKEVGGWYMEDRELTIDSELVMRVITASSDPRSEFFDVMRRENLPANEMMGRRMEAGVLAVLGQLRATRNWWRIGREWWFCGEPATELGREEWAYFEAKGEKRVRKFGARATT; encoded by the coding sequence GTGGCGAAGGAAGACAACAGCATCCCCACCGGGCGCATCAGGCGCACGGCCAAGGTGGCGTCGGCCCTCGGCGCGAGCGGTGCCGGCTACGCGGGCGCGCGGGCGCGATCCGTGGGTCGAAGCGAGGAGGCCCGCACCGAGCATCTCGACCGTGCGCACATGGAGGCGGCCGAGCGGATGGTGGACGCCCTCGGTTCGATGAAGGGCGCGGCGATGAAGATCGGGCAGCTCGCCTCGTTCATCGATACGGACTTCCTCCCGCCCGAGTACCGCGAGCTCTACCAGGAGAAGCTCTCCAAGCTGCGCGACTCCGCACCGCCGATGCCGTGGAAGGACGTGAAGGCGGTGCTCGAGGACGAGCTGGAGGAGCCGGTGGAGGAGCTGTTCGAGGAGTTCGACCACGACGCCGCCGCGTCCGCGTCGATCGGTCAGGTGCACCACGCCGTGCTGCCGGACGGCCGCAAGGTGGCGGTGAAGGTGCAGTACCCGAAGGTGGCGAAGGCGCTCGAGGCGGACCTCTCGAACGCCGGCATGATCCTGCGTCTGGCGAAGGCGATCGCGCCCGGGCTCGACGCGCGGGCAGCGGCTCGCGAGCTCCGCGAGCGCGTGCTCGAGGAGCTCGACTACGAGTACGAGGCGCAGAACCAGCGCACGTTCGCCCGCGCCTATCGCGGTCACCCCTTCATCTACGTGCCGGACGTGATCACGCGGCTCTCGCGCCGGCGAGTGCTCGTCACCGAATGGGTGGATGGGGAGAGCTTCGAGACCGCGCGCTCGCTCCCCCAGGAGGAGCGGGACCGCATCGGCGAGATCATCTACCGCTTCTACTACGGCTCGATCTACCACCTGCAGCACTTCAACGCCGACGCCCATCCCGGCAACTACCTGCTCATGGAGAACGGGAAGGTGGCGTTCCTCGACTTCGGAATGACCAAGCAGCTCGACAAGGAGCAGATCGAGCTCGAGATCGCCGCGCTGGACGCCGCGTTCGAGGGCGACCCGGAGCGCCTGCGCTCCGCCTTGCACGACCTCGGGTTCCTCGCCAATCCCAAGCGCATCGACGCCGAGCGGCTGATGGAGCACGTGAAGGAGGTGGGCGGCTGGTACATGGAGGATCGCGAGCTGACCATCGACTCCGAGCTCGTGATGCGCGTGATCACGGCGTCGTCCGATCCGCGCTCGGAGTTCTTCGACGTGATGCGACGGGAGAACCTCCCCGCCAACGAGATGATGGGGCGGCGCATGGAGGCGGGCGTGCTGGCGGTGCTGGGGCAGCTGCGCGCCACGCGCAACTGGTGGCGCATCGGCCGCGAGTGGTGGTTCTGTGGCGAGCCGGCTACCGAGCTGGGCCGTGAAGAGTGGGCCTACTTCGAGGCGAAGGGCGAGAAGCGGGTGCGCAAGTTTGGTGCTCGCGCCACCACCTAG
- a CDS encoding 50S ribosomal protein L25, with protein sequence MADGKRPSLEVEEREERGTRATKRLRKDGYVPGVVYGGDDCVPFKVNYRTLRAALHDGSALIDLKIGGGTARPVIVKDQQHHPVRGDVMHIDLLQVRLDEKISSTVALELENVEEAPGVKEGGVLEHVTRELNIEALPTDIPERITVDVSGMDINATMHLSEISAPQGVAFLDDPEETIIATITVPTEVVEPEIEEETELVGEEAEAAAEAEAEAGAEGATGDEAEAAGEAAAEGGEES encoded by the coding sequence ATGGCAGACGGAAAACGCCCATCACTTGAAGTCGAGGAGCGCGAGGAGCGCGGCACCCGCGCCACCAAGCGCCTCCGCAAGGACGGCTACGTGCCCGGCGTGGTCTATGGCGGCGACGATTGCGTGCCGTTCAAGGTCAACTACCGGACGCTGCGCGCCGCGCTGCATGACGGCTCGGCGCTGATCGACCTGAAGATCGGCGGCGGCACGGCCCGCCCGGTGATCGTCAAGGACCAGCAGCACCACCCGGTCCGCGGCGACGTGATGCACATCGACCTCCTGCAGGTCCGTCTCGACGAGAAGATCAGCTCGACGGTCGCGCTCGAGCTCGAGAACGTCGAGGAGGCGCCCGGCGTGAAGGAGGGCGGCGTGCTCGAGCACGTCACCCGCGAGCTCAACATCGAGGCGCTGCCCACCGACATCCCCGAGCGCATCACGGTCGACGTGTCCGGCATGGACATCAACGCCACGATGCACCTCTCCGAGATCAGCGCGCCGCAGGGCGTGGCCTTCCTCGACGACCCCGAGGAGACGATCATCGCCACGATCACCGTGCCCACCGAGGTTGTGGAGCCGGAGATCGAGGAGGAGACCGAGCTCGTGGGCGAGGAGGCCGAGGCAGCCGCGGAGGCTGAGGCCGAGGCCGGCGCCGAGGGCGCAACCGGCGACGAGGCTGAGGCAGCCGGCGAAGCTGCGGCAGAGGGCGGCGAAGAGTCCTGA
- the pth gene encoding aminoacyl-tRNA hydrolase, whose product MVGLGNPGDRYAGTRHNVGFEVANELASRWQLPKAKKKYAGLITHGRTGPGGPHVAVLLPQTFMNEAGKSAGPARGAYGVPLDHVLVIHDEIDLPFGEIRTRLGGGLAGHNGLKSLKQGLGSADFQRVRVGVGRPESSDPDIVASYVLAKFREPKADVEALIGRAADEAERLIESSGG is encoded by the coding sequence ATCGTCGGGCTGGGCAACCCCGGCGACCGCTACGCGGGAACTCGTCACAACGTCGGCTTCGAGGTGGCGAACGAGCTGGCCTCGCGCTGGCAGCTCCCGAAGGCGAAGAAGAAGTACGCGGGCCTCATCACCCACGGCCGGACCGGCCCGGGAGGGCCGCACGTGGCCGTGCTCCTGCCGCAGACCTTCATGAACGAGGCCGGCAAGTCGGCCGGCCCCGCCCGCGGGGCATACGGCGTCCCGCTCGACCACGTGCTCGTGATCCACGACGAGATCGACCTGCCGTTCGGCGAGATCCGGACTCGTCTCGGTGGCGGGCTGGCCGGCCACAACGGTCTGAAATCGCTGAAGCAGGGGCTCGGGAGCGCGGACTTCCAGCGGGTTCGCGTGGGAGTCGGGCGCCCAGAGTCGAGCGATCCGGACATCGTCGCGTCGTACGTGCTCGCGAAGTTCCGGGAGCCGAAGGCGGACGTGGAGGCGCTGATCGGTCGCGCCGCTGACGAAGCTGAGCGGTTGATCGAGTCGTCCGGTGGGTAG
- a CDS encoding aldo/keto reductase, producing MTTTATHAGTFKLGGELEVNRFGFGAMRLTGDGIWGEPADREQCKRVLLRALELGINFIDTADSYGPEVSENLIAETLHPYPDGLLIATKGGFLRDGPNKWRPDCRPEHLKEACEASLRRLKVDRIDLYQLHTVDQKVPYEESVGAIKELQDEGKIRLAGVSNVDTAELETARGIVDVVSVQNRYNLADRSSEDVLEACERDGIGFIPWAPLEAGRSDVPNELALAWLLHRSPVMIPIPGTSSVEHLEQNVSAVEVEPEALSRIG from the coding sequence ATGACCACCACAGCTACACACGCCGGCACCTTCAAGCTCGGCGGAGAACTCGAGGTGAACCGGTTCGGCTTCGGCGCCATGCGGCTCACCGGCGACGGCATCTGGGGAGAGCCGGCCGACCGCGAGCAGTGCAAACGGGTGCTGCTGCGCGCCCTCGAGCTCGGCATCAACTTCATCGACACCGCCGACTCGTACGGCCCAGAGGTGAGCGAGAACCTGATCGCGGAAACGCTCCACCCATACCCTGACGGGCTCCTGATCGCGACGAAGGGCGGCTTCCTGCGCGACGGCCCCAACAAGTGGCGTCCGGACTGCCGGCCCGAGCATCTCAAGGAGGCGTGCGAGGCGAGCCTGCGGCGGCTGAAGGTCGACCGCATCGACCTCTACCAACTCCACACCGTCGACCAAAAGGTGCCTTACGAGGAATCGGTCGGCGCGATCAAGGAGCTCCAGGACGAGGGCAAGATCCGCCTCGCCGGCGTATCGAACGTCGACACTGCCGAGCTCGAGACCGCGCGCGGCATCGTCGACGTCGTGTCGGTCCAGAACCGCTACAACCTCGCCGACCGGAGCTCGGAGGACGTGCTCGAGGCGTGCGAGCGCGACGGCATCGGCTTCATTCCCTGGGCGCCGCTCGAGGCGGGCCGCTCGGACGTGCCGAACGAGCTCGCGCTCGCGTGGCTTCTGCACCGCTCGCCGGTGATGATCCCGATCCCCGGCACCTCATCGGTGGAGCATCTCGAACAGAACGTGTCGGCCGTCGAGGTCGAGCCAGAGGCGCTATCTAGAATCGGCTAG
- the mfd gene encoding transcription-repair coupling factor, producing MSLRQLLTYAHENDAVTALVDSARTEPQRAFVSSSLRPYLLAALVDSDPSRPALVVAGDDRSARDLAADLKAFLAPRPVRFYPARGVQYESHLAPPPHLVGLRIAALDALIEGDGAVVVASAAALAEKVPDPELRPHGFTIDRGGLIDLEEAADQLVACGYERVHQVEDRGQFAIRGDILDVYPATEDRAVRCELFDVEVERLTYFSTFTQRSLEEADTVEIAPAAELAPEHRELAEMAATEEERPDVAELLPVDRFCTFLSLMPESALVVAAAEEEVEPALADLWQDVTTSFHDRDAHHLYVEPDRLEQELRALTEIKLSSISGDQPHEFRAQGADTAARSLREAEPELEKLVRSGYRTVVAWARRGEAERAQYNLARVRAEFLDGQVAHEPGVMFAAASLREGFLAPQLKLAVLPEHRLLRRRQAPAGPSTGAIASFTSLRSGDAVVHEDHGIARFTGFETKTVGGVTRDYLELEYRDGDRVFVPSDQLHKLSRYVGADAGNPPLSKLGGTQWEKMKIRARRAAQALAGELINLYAERRRRAGLAFPPDGEWQIDFEQAFPYQETPDQLDAIEAVKADMEEARPMDRLICGDVGYGKTEVALRAAFKAAADGKQVLFLVPTTVLAQQHYGTFTERLRDFPFKIEMASRFRSNKEVKEALQAFGEGKVDILIGTHRVLSRDVRPKELGLLIVDEEQRFGVKQKELLRQLKLRVDVLSLSATPIPRTLQMSLAGLRDISVIETPPEGRRPVRTYVGEYDEELVKQAIERELARGGQAFFLHNRVDTIDETAERIRALCPKARVSVAHGQMDEKQLEAVMLEFLRGEADVLVCTTIVEAGLDIPTANTLIVERADVLGLAQLYQIRGRVGRSRERAYAYLFYPSHAALTEEAQKRLSTLSDYTELGSGFKIAMRDLEIRGAGNLLGEEQSGHVAAVGFELYVAMLDEAVAALSGTSADEAPEPVRLDIPVDAYVPGEYVPYEAAKIEIHRRVAGAKEIADLIVLREELEDRFGPVPPPLDNLIRLQDARIKLGRAGAKDVGFRGGQLTVSPIELDSNGTKALRAALPGAIYESGRSTVKVRVPDDPAARFPAVVAAAEAILSVS from the coding sequence ATGTCGCTACGCCAGCTGCTCACATACGCCCATGAGAACGACGCCGTCACGGCGCTCGTGGACTCCGCGCGCACCGAGCCGCAGCGGGCATTCGTTTCCTCCAGCCTGCGCCCCTACCTGCTCGCGGCGCTCGTGGACTCGGACCCGTCCCGCCCCGCCCTCGTGGTGGCGGGAGACGACCGCTCCGCGCGCGACCTCGCCGCGGACCTCAAGGCCTTCCTCGCCCCGCGGCCGGTGCGCTTCTACCCGGCGCGCGGCGTGCAGTACGAGTCGCACCTGGCCCCGCCGCCGCACCTCGTGGGGCTTCGCATCGCCGCGCTCGACGCTCTCATCGAGGGCGACGGTGCGGTGGTGGTGGCGAGCGCGGCCGCGCTCGCCGAGAAGGTGCCGGATCCCGAGCTTCGCCCGCATGGCTTCACGATCGACAGGGGCGGCCTGATCGACCTCGAGGAGGCGGCGGACCAGCTGGTGGCCTGCGGCTACGAGCGCGTTCACCAGGTGGAGGACCGCGGCCAGTTCGCCATCCGCGGGGACATCCTCGACGTATACCCGGCCACCGAGGACCGCGCCGTGCGCTGCGAGCTCTTCGACGTGGAGGTGGAGCGCCTCACGTACTTCTCGACCTTCACGCAACGCTCGCTCGAGGAGGCGGACACGGTGGAGATCGCCCCGGCAGCCGAGCTTGCTCCCGAGCACCGCGAGCTGGCCGAGATGGCCGCGACAGAGGAGGAGCGCCCGGACGTTGCGGAGCTCCTGCCGGTGGACCGCTTCTGCACCTTCCTGTCCCTCATGCCCGAGTCCGCGCTCGTGGTGGCCGCGGCCGAGGAGGAGGTCGAGCCGGCGCTGGCAGACCTCTGGCAGGACGTGACCACGAGCTTCCACGACCGCGACGCGCACCACCTCTACGTGGAGCCGGACCGCCTCGAACAGGAGCTTCGAGCGCTCACCGAGATCAAGCTCTCGAGCATCAGCGGGGATCAGCCGCACGAGTTCAGGGCGCAGGGCGCCGACACGGCCGCACGTTCGCTGCGCGAGGCCGAGCCCGAGCTCGAGAAGCTCGTTAGGTCGGGCTACCGGACCGTCGTGGCGTGGGCGCGCCGCGGAGAGGCCGAGCGCGCCCAGTACAACCTGGCCCGGGTGCGGGCCGAGTTCCTCGATGGGCAGGTGGCGCACGAGCCCGGCGTGATGTTCGCCGCTGCCAGCCTGCGCGAGGGGTTCCTCGCCCCGCAGCTCAAGCTCGCGGTGCTGCCCGAGCACCGGCTCTTGCGCCGCCGCCAGGCGCCGGCCGGCCCGTCCACCGGAGCGATCGCCTCCTTCACCAGCCTTCGCAGCGGCGATGCGGTTGTGCACGAGGACCACGGCATCGCGCGCTTCACCGGCTTCGAGACGAAAACGGTCGGCGGCGTGACGCGTGATTACCTCGAGCTCGAGTACCGCGACGGCGACCGCGTGTTCGTGCCGAGCGACCAGCTGCACAAGCTCAGCCGCTACGTGGGTGCCGACGCCGGCAACCCGCCGCTCTCGAAGCTCGGCGGCACCCAGTGGGAGAAGATGAAGATCCGCGCCCGCCGCGCGGCGCAGGCGCTCGCGGGCGAGCTGATCAACCTCTACGCCGAGCGCCGTCGCCGCGCGGGGCTGGCGTTCCCGCCGGACGGCGAGTGGCAGATCGACTTCGAGCAGGCGTTCCCCTACCAGGAGACGCCGGACCAGCTCGACGCCATCGAGGCCGTGAAGGCCGACATGGAGGAGGCGCGCCCGATGGACCGCCTCATCTGCGGCGACGTGGGCTACGGCAAGACCGAGGTGGCGCTGCGCGCGGCGTTCAAGGCGGCGGCCGACGGCAAGCAGGTGCTGTTCCTCGTGCCCACCACGGTGCTCGCCCAGCAGCACTACGGCACCTTCACGGAGCGCCTGCGCGACTTCCCGTTCAAGATCGAGATGGCCTCCCGCTTCCGCTCGAACAAGGAGGTGAAGGAGGCGCTGCAGGCGTTCGGCGAGGGGAAGGTCGACATCCTGATCGGCACCCACCGCGTGCTGTCGCGCGACGTGAGGCCGAAGGAGCTCGGCCTGCTGATCGTTGACGAGGAGCAGCGCTTCGGCGTGAAGCAGAAGGAGCTGCTGCGCCAGCTCAAGCTGCGCGTGGACGTGCTGTCGCTATCGGCCACGCCGATCCCTCGCACGCTGCAGATGTCGCTCGCCGGCTTGCGCGACATCTCCGTGATCGAGACGCCGCCCGAGGGCCGGCGCCCGGTGCGCACCTACGTCGGCGAGTACGACGAGGAGCTCGTGAAGCAGGCGATCGAGCGCGAGCTCGCGCGAGGCGGCCAGGCGTTCTTCCTCCACAACCGCGTGGACACGATCGACGAGACCGCGGAACGCATTCGCGCGCTCTGCCCCAAGGCGCGCGTGTCCGTGGCGCACGGGCAGATGGACGAGAAGCAGCTCGAGGCGGTGATGCTCGAGTTCCTGCGCGGCGAGGCGGATGTGCTCGTGTGCACGACGATCGTGGAGGCCGGGCTCGACATCCCCACCGCCAACACGCTGATCGTCGAGCGCGCCGACGTGCTCGGCCTCGCTCAGCTGTACCAGATCCGTGGCCGCGTGGGCCGCTCTCGCGAGCGCGCCTACGCGTACCTCTTCTACCCCTCACACGCGGCGCTCACGGAGGAGGCGCAGAAGCGGCTCTCCACGCTGTCCGACTACACCGAGCTCGGCTCCGGCTTCAAGATCGCGATGCGCGACCTCGAGATCCGCGGCGCGGGCAACCTGCTGGGCGAGGAGCAGTCGGGCCACGTGGCCGCCGTGGGCTTCGAGCTCTACGTGGCGATGCTGGACGAGGCCGTGGCCGCCCTGTCCGGCACGAGCGCGGACGAGGCGCCCGAGCCCGTGCGGCTCGACATTCCAGTGGACGCTTATGTGCCGGGCGAGTACGTGCCGTACGAGGCGGCGAAGATCGAGATCCACCGGCGCGTGGCGGGCGCGAAGGAGATCGCGGACCTGATCGTGCTGCGCGAGGAGCTCGAGGACCGCTTCGGGCCGGTGCCGCCGCCGCTCGACAACCTCATACGGCTCCAGGATGCGCGCATCAAGCTCGGCCGCGCGGGCGCCAAGGACGTCGGCTTCCGCGGCGGCCAGCTCACCGTTTCGCCGATCGAGCTCGACTCGAACGGCACCAAGGCGCTGCGCGCCGCGCTTCCCGGGGCGATCTACGAGTCCGGACGCAGCACCGTGAAGGTTCGCGTGCCGGACGATCCCGCTGCGCGCTTCCCGGCGGTGGTCGCCGCGGCCGAGGCGATCCTAAGCGTGTCTTAA